Proteins encoded by one window of Streptomyces uncialis:
- a CDS encoding glycosyltransferase — protein sequence MSSRKSGRRRAGPRRRRLPLRYLLPSVLLAALFAMLMLRGYVHSEILADHRIAGSTHNDKVPDEVRKGGPVIDVRGGGLNTVGVPDDRVVLTFDDGPDPEWTPKVLDILKKHRAHAVFFVTGTMASRHPDLVRRMVDEGHEVGLHTFNHPDLSLQSTRRIDWELSQNQLALAGAAQIRTSLFRPPYSSFSHAFDNRSWPVTEYIGSRGYLTVVNNTDSQDWKKPGVDEIIRRSMPKDGKGAIVLMHDSGGDRSQTVAALDRFIPDLAAKGYRFTNLSEALGTPSAHTPVTGLDRWKGQAWIVLVQAADTITVVLAAGLAVIGFLVITRFGLMLLLSFLHARKVRRRGFSWGPPVTGPVSVLVPAYNEAKCIENTVRSLMDSDHPIEIIVIDDGSSDGTARIVEDLRLPNVRVVRQLNAGKPAALNRGIANARYEIIVMMDGDTVFEPSTVRELVQPFGDPGIGAVAGNAKVGNRDSLIGAWQHIEYVMGFNLDRRMYDLLRCMPTIPGAVGAFRRSALERVGGMSDDTLAEDTDITMAMHRDGWKVVYAEKARAWTEAPESVQQLWSQRYRWSYGTMQAIWKHRRALVDRGPSGRFGRVGLPLVSLFMVLGPLLAPLIDVFLLYGLVFGPTARTVGAWLGVLAIQLACAAYAFRLDREKMTHLISLPLQQILYRQLMYVVLLQSWITALTGGRLRWQKLRRTGVVGSAPGGARPAPDAERRPVG from the coding sequence TCCGTGGCGGCGGGCTGAACACCGTCGGCGTACCGGACGACCGGGTCGTGCTCACCTTCGACGACGGGCCCGACCCCGAGTGGACCCCGAAGGTTCTCGACATCCTCAAGAAGCACCGGGCGCACGCCGTGTTCTTCGTGACCGGCACGATGGCGTCCCGTCATCCGGACCTGGTCCGGCGGATGGTGGACGAGGGCCACGAGGTGGGGCTGCACACGTTCAACCACCCCGACCTGTCCCTCCAGTCCACCCGCCGTATCGACTGGGAGCTGTCGCAGAACCAGCTCGCGCTCGCGGGCGCCGCGCAGATCCGGACCTCGCTGTTCCGGCCGCCGTACTCGTCGTTCTCGCACGCCTTCGACAACCGGTCCTGGCCCGTCACCGAGTACATCGGCAGCCGCGGCTACCTGACCGTCGTCAACAACACCGACAGCCAGGACTGGAAGAAGCCCGGCGTCGACGAGATCATCCGCCGGTCCATGCCGAAGGACGGCAAGGGCGCCATCGTCCTCATGCACGACTCGGGCGGCGACCGCTCGCAGACCGTCGCCGCGCTCGACCGGTTCATCCCCGACCTCGCGGCCAAGGGCTACCGGTTCACCAACCTCAGCGAGGCCCTCGGGACACCGAGCGCGCACACGCCGGTGACCGGGCTCGACCGCTGGAAGGGCCAGGCGTGGATCGTCCTGGTGCAGGCCGCCGACACCATCACCGTGGTGCTCGCCGCCGGTCTCGCCGTGATCGGGTTCCTCGTCATCACCCGGTTCGGGCTGATGCTGCTGCTGTCGTTCCTGCACGCCCGCAAGGTCCGCCGCCGCGGCTTCTCCTGGGGCCCGCCCGTCACCGGACCGGTGTCCGTGCTGGTGCCCGCGTACAACGAGGCGAAGTGCATCGAGAACACCGTGCGTTCGCTGATGGACAGCGACCACCCGATCGAGATCATCGTCATCGACGACGGCTCGTCCGACGGCACCGCCAGGATCGTCGAGGACCTGCGGCTGCCGAACGTCCGGGTGGTGCGCCAGCTCAACGCGGGCAAGCCCGCCGCGCTCAACCGGGGCATCGCCAACGCCCGGTACGAGATCATCGTCATGATGGACGGCGACACCGTGTTCGAGCCGTCCACCGTCCGGGAACTGGTGCAGCCCTTCGGCGACCCGGGGATCGGCGCGGTCGCGGGCAACGCCAAGGTCGGCAACCGGGACTCCCTCATCGGCGCCTGGCAGCACATCGAGTACGTGATGGGCTTCAACCTCGACCGCCGGATGTACGACCTGCTGCGCTGCATGCCGACCATCCCCGGCGCGGTCGGCGCGTTCCGCCGCTCCGCGCTGGAACGCGTCGGCGGGATGAGCGACGACACGCTCGCCGAGGACACCGACATCACCATGGCCATGCACCGCGACGGCTGGAAGGTCGTCTACGCGGAGAAGGCCCGCGCCTGGACCGAGGCCCCCGAGTCCGTCCAGCAGCTGTGGTCCCAGCGCTACCGCTGGTCGTACGGGACCATGCAGGCCATCTGGAAGCACCGCCGGGCCCTGGTGGACCGCGGCCCCTCCGGCCGCTTCGGCCGGGTCGGACTGCCGCTGGTCTCGCTGTTCATGGTCCTCGGACCGCTGCTCGCCCCGCTGATCGACGTGTTCCTGCTGTACGGGCTGGTGTTCGGGCCGACGGCCAGGACGGTCGGCGCGTGGCTCGGCGTCCTGGCGATCCAGCTCGCCTGCGCCGCGTACGCGTTCCGGCTGGACCGCGAGAAGATGACCCACCTCATCTCGCTGCCCCTCCAGCAGATCCTGTACCGGCAGTTGATGTACGTGGTGCTGCTCCAGTCCTGGATCACCGCGCTGACCGGCGGCCGGCTGCGCTGGCAGAAGCTGCGCCGTACCGGTGTCGTGGGCTCCGCGCCCGGCGGCGCCCGTCCGGCCCCCGACGCGGAGCGGAGGCCGGTGGGATGA
- a CDS encoding acyltransferase family protein, which translates to MTYTPRGPGPGPATGTPDWVAEGRGTHRAGPVPPEAPDTAPAARAPGRDRYLDLLRTLALGRVVVYHIYGWAWLTIVFPSMGVMFALAGALMARSLKRSAWGVIKGRLRRLLPPLWVFGAVIVPLMFLAGWNPGDDPNQVGDWGWIKLLNWFVPFGTPVFPMSLGHENGLLDVTWAMQAAGPLWYLRAYLWFVIASPLLLWAFRRAPWVTLLAPLALTAVVGTGLVDIPGSTGYAVRDFAVFAGCWVLGFAHQDGVLARLPRYITVSVAALIMSFGLWWASGHPTDNGMDLNEIPLAQATWSFGAVAILLVYAPSWQRLPGRLARFDKVITLFNNRAVTIYLWHNTLIMGTILIIDKFYDLPFMDEGSMRVLTATFQLWMLILVWPLIALMILAVGWVEDLAAGRRLRLWPTGPERQRSRPRRAKR; encoded by the coding sequence ATGACGTACACCCCGCGGGGGCCCGGACCCGGCCCCGCCACCGGCACGCCCGATTGGGTCGCCGAAGGGCGCGGCACCCACCGCGCCGGTCCCGTCCCGCCCGAGGCGCCGGACACCGCGCCCGCCGCCCGGGCCCCCGGCCGTGACCGCTACCTCGATCTGCTGCGCACGCTCGCGCTCGGCCGGGTGGTCGTCTACCACATCTACGGCTGGGCCTGGCTGACCATCGTGTTCCCCTCGATGGGGGTGATGTTCGCGCTCGCGGGCGCGCTCATGGCCCGCTCGCTCAAGCGGTCTGCGTGGGGCGTGATCAAGGGTCGGCTGCGGCGTCTGCTGCCCCCGCTGTGGGTGTTCGGCGCGGTGATCGTCCCGCTGATGTTCCTCGCGGGCTGGAACCCGGGCGACGACCCCAACCAGGTCGGCGACTGGGGCTGGATCAAGCTCCTCAACTGGTTCGTGCCCTTCGGCACACCCGTCTTCCCGATGAGCCTCGGCCACGAGAACGGGCTCCTGGACGTCACATGGGCCATGCAGGCCGCGGGGCCGCTGTGGTACCTGCGCGCCTATCTGTGGTTCGTCATCGCGTCGCCGCTGCTGCTGTGGGCGTTCCGCCGCGCGCCCTGGGTCACGCTGCTCGCGCCGCTCGCGCTGACGGCCGTCGTCGGTACGGGCCTGGTCGACATCCCCGGCTCCACGGGCTACGCAGTGCGGGACTTCGCCGTCTTCGCCGGATGCTGGGTCCTCGGCTTCGCCCATCAGGACGGGGTGCTGGCACGGCTCCCGCGCTACATCACCGTGTCCGTGGCGGCGCTGATCATGTCCTTCGGCCTGTGGTGGGCGTCCGGCCACCCCACCGACAACGGCATGGACCTCAACGAGATCCCGCTGGCCCAGGCGACCTGGTCGTTCGGCGCGGTCGCGATCCTCCTGGTGTACGCGCCGTCCTGGCAGCGGCTGCCGGGCCGGCTCGCCCGCTTCGACAAGGTGATCACGCTCTTCAACAACCGGGCGGTGACGATCTACCTCTGGCACAACACGCTGATCATGGGGACGATCCTGATCATCGACAAGTTCTACGACCTGCCGTTCATGGACGAGGGGTCGATGCGGGTGCTCACCGCGACGTTCCAGCTGTGGATGCTGATCCTTGTCTGGCCCCTGATCGCGCTGATGATCCTGGCGGTCGGCTGGGTCGAGGACCTGGCGGCCGGGCGGCGGCTGCGGCTGTGGCCCACGGGTCCGGAGCGGCAGCGGTCGCGGCCGCGGCGCGCCAAGCGCTGA
- a CDS encoding CGNR zinc finger domain-containing protein, translating to MAPHADDTRFAPGRVCLDLLGTAHPRDLLGTVDSLRVWCVAAGLVPDGTPLDAADRRWLIAFRDLRGQLAVLVRGELAGRPVPAALDRVNAVARPAPPAPRAVRASDGSLARALDVAPERDALLSAVARDAVDLLTDPVARGRLRQCAGGRCPRIYLDTSRGGRRRWCSSEVCGNRERVARHRRRTR from the coding sequence ATGGCCCCGCACGCGGACGACACCCGCTTCGCCCCGGGCCGCGTCTGCCTGGACCTGCTGGGGACCGCGCATCCCCGGGACCTGCTCGGCACGGTCGACTCGCTGCGGGTCTGGTGCGTCGCCGCGGGGCTGGTCCCGGACGGGACGCCGCTGGACGCCGCGGACCGCCGGTGGCTCATCGCGTTCCGTGATCTGCGCGGGCAGCTCGCCGTACTCGTCCGGGGGGAACTGGCGGGGCGGCCGGTGCCCGCCGCGCTCGACCGGGTCAACGCGGTGGCCCGTCCGGCGCCGCCCGCTCCCCGGGCCGTGCGCGCGTCCGACGGGAGTCTGGCGCGGGCGCTGGACGTGGCGCCCGAGCGGGACGCCCTGCTCTCGGCGGTCGCGCGGGACGCCGTCGATCTGCTCACGGACCCGGTCGCGCGGGGGCGGCTGCGGCAGTGTGCGGGGGGCCGCTGTCCGCGGATCTACCTGGACACGTCCCGGGGTGGGCGGCGGCGGTGGTGCTCCAGCGAGGTCTGCGGCAACCGCGAGCGGGTCGCCCGCCACCGGCGCCGTACCCGGTGA
- a CDS encoding sigma-70 family RNA polymerase sigma factor produces MVQPKSEPDEELMRALYHEHAGPLLAYVLRLVAGDRQRAEDVVQETLIRAWKNAGQLGRATGSVRPWLVTVARRIVIDGHRSRQARPQEVEPSPLEVIPAEDEIDKALWLMTLSDALDDLTPAHREVLVETYFKGRTVNEAAETLGIPSGTVRSRVFYALRSMKLALEERGVTA; encoded by the coding sequence ATGGTCCAGCCCAAGTCCGAGCCGGACGAGGAGCTGATGCGCGCGCTGTACCACGAGCACGCCGGACCGCTGCTCGCGTACGTGCTGCGTCTGGTCGCGGGGGACCGGCAGCGGGCCGAGGACGTGGTGCAGGAGACCCTGATCCGCGCCTGGAAGAACGCCGGTCAGCTGGGCAGGGCCACGGGTTCGGTACGGCCCTGGCTGGTGACGGTCGCCCGCCGTATCGTGATCGACGGCCACCGCAGCCGGCAGGCCCGGCCGCAGGAGGTCGAACCGTCACCTCTGGAGGTCATCCCCGCGGAGGACGAGATCGACAAGGCGCTGTGGCTGATGACACTTTCGGACGCCCTCGACGACCTGACGCCGGCCCACCGGGAGGTCCTTGTCGAGACGTACTTCAAGGGCCGTACGGTCAACGAGGCGGCCGAGACACTCGGCATACCCAGCGGTACGGTGCGGTCACGGGTGTTCTACGCCCTTCGCTCGATGAAGCTGGCGCTGGAGGAGCGGGGGGTGACGGCATGA
- a CDS encoding zf-HC2 domain-containing protein: MTPNEANDVHETVGAYALGILDDREATAFENHLAGCDWCTRELEELAGMEPMLAALADLPGAPGMQIGTPDIARHLTARPSPRLADRLVDEVTSQRALSRRRSLSLVAAAAVLIIGGPVAVVSLGRGDDSGGKEVAAHPTSPAEDAFFHHMEEKIEATDTGTRITATVGLERKAWGTHTVLELKNLKGPEKCSLIAVGKNGERETVTTWSVPAWGYGIPGATRVEARKPLYVHGGAALSRDDIDHFEVRTLDGRQLVRVRA; encoded by the coding sequence ATGACACCGAACGAGGCGAATGACGTCCACGAGACGGTGGGCGCCTACGCCCTCGGAATCCTGGACGACCGCGAGGCGACCGCCTTCGAGAACCATCTCGCGGGCTGCGACTGGTGCACCAGGGAACTGGAGGAACTGGCCGGCATGGAACCCATGCTGGCCGCACTCGCTGATCTGCCGGGCGCGCCGGGCATGCAGATCGGCACCCCGGACATCGCCCGGCATCTGACGGCCCGCCCGAGCCCCCGGCTCGCCGACCGGCTCGTGGACGAGGTCACGTCCCAGCGGGCGCTGAGCCGCCGCCGCAGTCTCTCCCTGGTGGCCGCCGCCGCGGTGCTGATCATCGGCGGTCCCGTGGCGGTCGTCTCGCTGGGCCGGGGCGACGACAGCGGCGGCAAGGAGGTGGCGGCCCATCCCACCAGCCCGGCCGAGGACGCCTTCTTCCACCATATGGAGGAGAAGATCGAGGCGACCGACACCGGTACGAGGATCACCGCCACCGTCGGGCTGGAGAGGAAGGCGTGGGGCACCCACACCGTGCTGGAGCTGAAGAACCTCAAGGGCCCCGAGAAGTGCAGCCTGATCGCCGTGGGCAAGAACGGCGAACGCGAGACGGTCACCACCTGGTCGGTGCCGGCCTGGGGATACGGCATCCCCGGGGCCACGCGCGTGGAGGCCCGTAAGCCGCTGTATGTGCACGGCGGCGCGGCACTCTCCCGTGACGACATCGACCACTTCGAGGTCCGCACCCTGGACGGACGGCAACTGGTGCGGGTCAGAGCCTGA
- a CDS encoding HelD family protein — protein MAAQQAAHAALESVRAREIGVEQSHLDQVYRRLEEKIQDAEFLMRDAAQRGQVGTPGALAERDAQVFRAGIHLNRLNNEFEDFLFGRIDLLPGKDGEKGPDGAYTSVEPADGAVRTDPQDPDRKLADIAETLHIGRIGVLDTDYAPLVIDWRAPAAAPFYRSTPVDPGRVVRRRVIRSKGRRVLGVEDDLMRPELTARLGGEELPVIGDGALMAALGQARSHTMRDIVASIQAEQDLVIRAPAASVTLVEGGPGTGKTAVALHRAAYLLYQDRRRYSGGILIISPTPLLVAYTEGVLPSLGEEGQVAIRALGSLVDGAEATVYDTPATARVKGSSRMLPVLRKAARGALDQRPEGVPPEATNRLRVVVHGRRIELDADRLARIREVALSGTAPVNLLRPRARRLLLDALWELSGSGSRHSDPQLSAELRSSFDEDVTTEDSFLHFLDAWWPELTPRRVLAAMGDERRLARWSRRVLAGGEVRRVARSLKRDALSVHDVALLDELHAILGAPAKPRKRRELDPLDQLTGLEELMPVREESRRERADRLAAERVEYAHVIVDEAQDLTPMQWRVVGRRGRHATWTVVGDPAQSSWSDPDEAAEARDEALGTRPRRRFTLTVNYRNPAEIAELAAKVLALAMPGAASPSAVRSTGLLPRYAALAGDGWGSTVRAEAERLLGEVDGTVGVVVAMNRRAEAARWLAGLGDRVVALGSLEAKGLEYDATVVVSPAEIADESPAGLRVLYVALTRATRQLTVVSGPRDEPDADGVPDLLRD, from the coding sequence GTGGCCGCTCAGCAAGCCGCGCACGCCGCTCTCGAATCGGTCCGCGCACGCGAGATCGGTGTCGAACAGAGCCATCTCGACCAGGTCTACCGACGCCTTGAGGAGAAGATCCAGGACGCCGAGTTCCTGATGCGCGACGCGGCCCAGCGGGGCCAGGTCGGCACCCCCGGCGCGCTCGCCGAACGGGACGCCCAGGTCTTCCGCGCCGGTATCCATCTCAACCGGCTCAACAACGAGTTCGAGGACTTCCTCTTCGGACGGATCGACCTGCTCCCGGGCAAGGACGGCGAGAAGGGCCCGGACGGGGCCTACACCTCCGTCGAGCCCGCCGACGGGGCGGTCCGAACCGACCCGCAGGACCCGGACCGCAAGCTCGCGGACATCGCGGAGACCCTGCACATCGGCCGGATCGGTGTCCTCGACACGGACTACGCGCCGCTGGTCATCGACTGGCGGGCGCCCGCCGCCGCGCCGTTCTACCGCTCCACGCCCGTCGACCCGGGACGGGTGGTGCGCCGCCGGGTGATCCGCTCCAAGGGCCGCCGGGTGCTCGGTGTCGAGGACGACTTGATGCGTCCCGAGCTGACCGCGCGCCTGGGCGGCGAGGAACTGCCCGTCATCGGCGACGGCGCCCTGATGGCCGCGCTCGGCCAGGCCCGCAGCCACACCATGCGGGACATCGTCGCGTCCATCCAGGCCGAGCAGGACCTCGTCATCCGCGCGCCCGCCGCCTCGGTCACCCTGGTCGAGGGCGGCCCCGGCACCGGCAAGACCGCGGTCGCCCTGCACCGCGCCGCGTATCTGCTCTACCAGGACCGGCGCCGCTACTCCGGCGGCATCCTGATCATCTCCCCGACCCCGCTGCTCGTCGCGTACACGGAGGGCGTGCTGCCCTCGCTCGGCGAGGAGGGCCAGGTCGCCATCCGGGCCCTCGGCTCGCTGGTCGACGGCGCCGAGGCCACCGTGTACGACACCCCGGCGACCGCCCGGGTCAAGGGCTCGTCGCGGATGCTGCCGGTGCTGCGCAAGGCCGCGCGCGGCGCGCTGGACCAGCGGCCCGAGGGCGTCCCGCCCGAGGCCACGAACCGGCTGCGGGTCGTCGTCCACGGCCGCCGGATCGAACTGGACGCCGACCGGCTGGCCCGTATCCGCGAGGTGGCCCTCAGCGGCACCGCCCCGGTGAACCTGCTGCGCCCGAGAGCCCGCAGACTGCTGCTGGACGCCCTGTGGGAGCTGTCGGGCTCCGGGTCCCGGCACTCCGATCCGCAGCTGTCCGCGGAACTGCGGTCCTCCTTCGACGAGGACGTCACCACCGAGGACTCGTTCCTGCACTTCCTCGACGCCTGGTGGCCGGAGCTGACCCCGCGCCGGGTGCTCGCCGCGATGGGTGACGAGCGGCGCCTCGCCCGCTGGTCGCGCCGGGTGCTCGCGGGCGGTGAGGTGCGCCGGGTGGCCCGTTCGCTCAAGCGCGACGCGCTCTCCGTCCACGACGTGGCCCTGCTGGACGAGCTGCACGCGATCCTCGGCGCCCCGGCCAAGCCCCGCAAGCGGCGTGAGCTGGACCCGCTGGACCAGCTCACCGGACTGGAGGAGCTGATGCCCGTCCGTGAGGAGAGCCGCCGGGAGCGGGCGGACCGGCTCGCGGCCGAACGGGTGGAGTACGCCCACGTCATCGTCGACGAGGCGCAGGACCTCACGCCCATGCAGTGGCGGGTGGTCGGCCGCCGGGGACGGCACGCCACCTGGACGGTCGTCGGGGACCCGGCGCAGTCGTCGTGGTCGGACCCGGACGAGGCCGCCGAGGCCCGTGACGAGGCGCTGGGCACCCGCCCGCGGCGCCGCTTCACGCTCACCGTGAACTACCGCAACCCGGCCGAGATCGCCGAGCTGGCCGCGAAGGTCCTCGCCCTGGCGATGCCGGGCGCCGCCTCCCCGTCGGCCGTGCGCTCCACCGGGCTGCTTCCCCGCTACGCGGCGCTCGCCGGGGACGGCTGGGGGAGCACCGTACGGGCGGAGGCGGAGCGGCTGCTGGGTGAGGTCGACGGCACGGTCGGGGTGGTCGTCGCGATGAACCGCCGCGCGGAGGCCGCCCGCTGGCTCGCCGGGCTGGGGGACCGGGTGGTCGCCCTCGGCAGCCTGGAGGCCAAGGGGCTGGAGTACGACGCCACGGTGGTGGTCTCCCCGGCCGAGATCGCGGACGAGTCGCCCGCCGGACTGCGGGTGCTGTACGTGGCGCTGACCCGGGCGACCCGGCAGCTCACCGTGGTCTCCGGACCGCGTGACGAACCGGACGCCGACGGGGTCCCCGACCTGCTGCGGGACTGA
- a CDS encoding NAD-dependent malic enzyme, producing the protein MATAPSVSYSMTVRLEVPASGTAVSQLTTAVESSGGSVTGLDVTASGHEKLRIDVTIAATSTAHAEEIVGKLRTIEGVVLGKVSDRTFLMHLGGKIEMQSKHPIRNRDDLSMIYTPGVARVCMAIAENPEDARRLTIKRNSVAVVTDGSAVLGLGNIGPKAALPVMEGKAALFKRFAGIDAWPLCLDTQDTDAIVEIVKAIAPGFAGINLEDISAPRCFEIEARLREALDIPVFHDDQHGTAIVVLAALTNALRVVGKGIGDVRVVMSGAGAAGTAILKLLLAAGVKNAVVADIHGVVHTGRADLVDAAGDSPLRWIADNTNPEGLSGTLKEAVRGADVFIGVSAPNVLGGEDVAAMTEDAIVFALANPDPEVDPTIARQSAAVVATGRSDFPNQINNVLVFPGVFRGLLDAQSRTVNTDMMLAAAQALAGVVTEDELNANYIVPSVFNDKVAGAVAGAVREAAKAAAVAASGVNA; encoded by the coding sequence ATGGCAACGGCGCCCAGCGTCTCCTACTCGATGACGGTCCGCCTTGAGGTGCCCGCCAGCGGAACAGCGGTATCGCAGCTCACGACCGCGGTCGAGTCCTCCGGCGGCTCGGTGACCGGCCTGGACGTCACGGCCTCCGGCCACGAGAAGCTGCGGATCGACGTCACGATCGCCGCGACCTCCACCGCGCACGCCGAGGAGATCGTCGGCAAGCTGCGCACCATCGAGGGCGTCGTCCTCGGCAAGGTCTCCGACCGTACGTTCCTGATGCACCTCGGCGGCAAGATCGAGATGCAGTCCAAGCACCCCATCCGCAACCGTGACGATCTCTCCATGATCTACACGCCCGGAGTGGCACGTGTCTGCATGGCCATCGCCGAGAACCCCGAGGACGCCCGCCGCCTCACCATCAAGCGCAACTCGGTGGCCGTGGTCACCGACGGCTCCGCGGTCCTCGGCCTCGGCAACATCGGCCCCAAGGCCGCGCTGCCCGTGATGGAGGGCAAGGCGGCCCTCTTCAAGCGGTTCGCCGGGATCGACGCCTGGCCGCTGTGCCTGGACACCCAGGACACCGACGCGATCGTCGAGATCGTCAAGGCCATCGCGCCCGGCTTCGCGGGGATCAACCTGGAGGACATCTCCGCGCCCCGCTGCTTCGAGATCGAGGCCCGGCTGCGTGAGGCCCTCGACATCCCCGTCTTCCACGACGACCAGCACGGCACCGCCATCGTCGTCCTCGCCGCGCTGACCAACGCGCTGCGCGTGGTCGGCAAGGGCATCGGTGACGTCCGCGTCGTGATGTCCGGCGCGGGCGCAGCCGGTACGGCCATCCTGAAGCTGCTGCTGGCCGCGGGCGTCAAGAACGCCGTCGTCGCCGACATCCACGGCGTCGTCCACACCGGCCGCGCGGACCTCGTCGACGCCGCCGGCGACTCGCCGCTGCGCTGGATCGCGGACAACACCAACCCGGAGGGCCTGTCCGGCACCCTCAAGGAGGCCGTGCGCGGCGCCGACGTCTTCATCGGCGTCTCCGCCCCGAACGTCCTCGGCGGTGAGGACGTGGCCGCCATGACCGAGGACGCGATCGTCTTCGCGCTGGCCAACCCGGACCCCGAGGTCGACCCCACGATCGCCCGTCAGAGCGCCGCGGTCGTCGCCACCGGCCGCTCCGACTTCCCCAACCAGATCAACAACGTGCTGGTCTTCCCGGGTGTCTTCCGCGGTCTGCTGGACGCCCAGTCCCGGACCGTCAACACCGACATGATGCTGGCCGCGGCCCAGGCCCTCGCCGGTGTCGTCACCGAGGACGAGCTGAACGCGAACTACATCGTGCCCAGCGTCTTCAACGACAAGGTCGCCGGAGCGGTGGCGGGCGCGGTCCGCGAGGCGGCGAAGGCCGCCGCGGTCGCCGCCTCGGGCGTCAACGCCTGA
- a CDS encoding HU family DNA-binding protein, with product MNRSELVAALADRAEVTRKDADAVLAAFAETVGEIVAKGDEKVTIPGFLTFERTHRAARTARNPQTGEPINIPAGYSVKVSAGSKLKEAAKGK from the coding sequence ATGAACCGCAGTGAGCTGGTGGCCGCGCTGGCCGACCGCGCCGAGGTGACCCGCAAGGACGCCGACGCCGTGCTGGCCGCGTTCGCCGAGACTGTCGGCGAGATCGTCGCCAAGGGCGACGAGAAGGTCACCATCCCCGGCTTCCTGACCTTCGAGCGCACCCACCGTGCCGCTCGCACCGCCCGCAACCCGCAGACCGGTGAGCCGATCAACATCCCCGCCGGCTACAGCGTGAAGGTCTCCGCCGGGTCCAAGCTGAAGGAAGCCGCCAAGGGCAAGTGA
- the murA gene encoding UDP-N-acetylglucosamine 1-carboxyvinyltransferase produces MTVTDDVLLVHGGTPLEGEIRVRGAKNLVPKAMVAALLGSGPSRLRNVPDIRDVRVVRGLLQLHGVTVRPGEEPGELVLDPTHVESANVADIDAHAGSSRIPILFCGPLLHRLGHAFIPGLGGCDIGGRPIDFHFDVLRQFGARIEKRDDGQYLEAPQRLRGTKIRLPYPSVGATEQVLLTAVLAEGVTELSNAAVEPEIEDLICVLQKMGAIIAMDTDRTIRVTGVDELGGYNHAALSDRLEAASWASAALATEGNVYVKGAQQRSMMTFLNTYRKVGGAFEIDDEGIRFWHPGGTLDAIALETDVHPGFQTDWQQPLVVALTQATGLSIIHETVYESRLGFTSALNQMGAHIQLYRECLGGSDCRFGQRNFLHSAVVSGPTRLQGADLVIPDLRGGFSYLIAALAAQGTSRVHGIELINRGYENFMAKLNDLGAKVELPGRTTAD; encoded by the coding sequence ATGACCGTCACCGACGATGTCCTGCTTGTCCATGGCGGAACCCCGCTGGAGGGCGAGATCCGTGTCCGCGGCGCGAAGAACCTCGTGCCGAAGGCCATGGTCGCCGCGCTGCTCGGCAGCGGCCCCAGCAGACTGCGCAACGTTCCGGACATCCGTGATGTCAGGGTCGTCCGCGGTCTGCTCCAGCTCCACGGCGTGACGGTCCGCCCCGGTGAGGAACCGGGCGAACTGGTCCTCGACCCGACCCATGTGGAGAGCGCGAACGTCGCCGACATCGACGCCCACGCGGGTTCGTCGCGCATCCCCATCCTGTTCTGCGGCCCGCTGCTGCACCGGCTGGGCCACGCGTTCATCCCCGGTCTCGGCGGCTGCGACATCGGTGGCCGCCCCATCGACTTCCACTTCGACGTGCTGCGCCAGTTCGGCGCGCGGATCGAGAAGCGGGACGACGGCCAGTACCTGGAGGCCCCGCAGCGGCTGCGCGGCACCAAGATCCGGCTGCCGTACCCGTCCGTGGGCGCCACCGAGCAGGTGCTGCTGACGGCGGTGCTCGCCGAGGGCGTCACGGAGCTCTCGAACGCGGCCGTGGAGCCGGAGATCGAGGACCTGATCTGCGTGCTCCAGAAGATGGGCGCGATCATCGCCATGGACACGGACCGCACGATCCGTGTCACCGGTGTGGACGAGCTCGGCGGATACAACCACGCGGCCCTCTCGGACCGGCTGGAGGCCGCCTCCTGGGCGTCCGCCGCGCTGGCCACGGAGGGGAACGTCTATGTCAAGGGCGCGCAGCAGCGGTCCATGATGACGTTCCTGAACACCTACCGGAAGGTGGGCGGTGCCTTCGAGATCGATGACGAGGGCATCCGGTTCTGGCACCCGGGCGGCACGCTCGACGCCATCGCGCTGGAGACCGATGTGCACCCCGGTTTCCAGACGGACTGGCAGCAGCCGCTGGTGGTCGCGCTGACCCAGGCGACGGGTCTGTCGATCATCCACGAGACGGTGTACGAGTCGCGGCTCGGTTTCACCTCGGCGCTCAACCAGATGGGTGCGCACATCCAGCTGTACCGGGAGTGCCTGGGCGGTTCCGACTGCCGGTTCGGGCAGCGCAACTTCCTGCACTCGGCGGTCGTGTCGGGGCCCACCCGGCTCCAGGGCGCGGATCTCGTCATCCCGGACCTGCGGGGCGGTTTCTCGTACCTGATCGCCGCGCTCGCCGCGCAGGGCACGTCCCGGGTGCACGGGATCGAGCTGATCAACCGGGGTTACGAGAACTTCATGGCCAAGCTCAACGACCTCGGCGCGAAGGTGGAGCTGCCGGGCCGGACGACGGCGGACTGA